One Mesorhizobium loti genomic window carries:
- a CDS encoding transposase translates to MLADKANDADRIRALIQGQGATPNIPAKSNRKWKPCFSKRLYRERNLIERFFSKLRHFRRVSTRYEKLADNFLPMVQLASIRLWLRAYESSCNLWLLPSGLG, encoded by the coding sequence GTGCTGGCCGACAAAGCCAACGACGCCGACCGCATCCGGGCACTGATCCAGGGGCAGGGTGCCACGCCCAACATCCCGGCCAAGAGTAACCGGAAATGGAAGCCCTGCTTCAGCAAGCGGCTCTACCGCGAGCGCAACCTGATCGAACGCTTCTTCTCCAAGTTGAGGCACTTCCGTCGCGTCTCAACCCGCTATGAAAAGCTCGCCGACAACTTCCTCCCCATGGTCCAGCTCGCGTCAATACGCCTGTGGCTGCGCGCTTATGAGTCATCGTGTAATTTGTGGTTGCTTCCCTCGGGACTCGGGTGA
- a CDS encoding transposase, whose amino-acid sequence MKHYAGLDLSMESTQVCTIDENERKLSSEKAESTPDAIADALRRHGPIERAVIETGRMSPAICLGLRELGVNVVCIDARQAHQSLEAMKANKTDPHDAAGLAQLARTGFYKEVHVKSPGAHGIRSMIIARGHLVEARVRLDNMIRWLCATFGYRPGVGQGKAFIERIMEASHIPGLGEAITSLLTVRVQLVEQIKELDLKLRMLAAQSQACQILMSILGVGIQTSAAFSAAIDEAVGSDNRETRAPTLDWCPGVINLANSTGPAGSPSKVTAWSASFSMKQPTQS is encoded by the coding sequence ATGAAGCATTATGCCGGACTGGACCTGTCGATGGAAAGCACGCAGGTCTGCACTATCGATGAAAATGAGCGCAAGCTGAGTTCCGAGAAGGCTGAGAGCACGCCGGATGCGATCGCCGACGCATTACGCCGACACGGCCCGATCGAGCGGGCGGTGATCGAAACCGGACGTATGTCACCCGCGATCTGCCTTGGCCTGCGGGAGTTGGGCGTCAACGTGGTGTGTATCGATGCCCGCCAGGCGCACCAGAGCCTCGAGGCGATGAAGGCGAACAAGACCGATCCGCATGATGCTGCAGGGCTCGCGCAACTGGCAAGAACGGGCTTCTACAAGGAGGTTCATGTCAAATCGCCGGGCGCACACGGTATACGCAGCATGATCATCGCTCGCGGTCATCTGGTGGAGGCCCGTGTCCGGCTCGACAACATGATCCGTTGGTTGTGCGCTACCTTCGGCTATAGGCCGGGCGTCGGGCAGGGAAAGGCCTTCATCGAACGCATCATGGAAGCATCCCACATCCCTGGTCTTGGCGAAGCGATTACTTCGTTGCTGACGGTGCGCGTGCAACTGGTCGAGCAGATCAAGGAGCTGGATCTCAAGCTGCGTATGCTCGCCGCTCAGTCGCAGGCCTGCCAAATCCTTATGAGTATACTTGGTGTTGGCATCCAGACTTCAGCCGCGTTCTCCGCCGCCATCGACGAGGCGGTCGGTTCCGACAATCGCGAAACGCGGGCGCCTACTTTGGACTGGTGCCCAGGCGTCATCAATCTGGCGAACTCGACTGGACCGGCCGGATCACCAAGCAAGGTGACAGCATGGTCCGCAAGCTTCTCTATGAAGCAGCCAACTCAATCCTGA
- a CDS encoding transposase IS116/IS110/IS902 family protein gives MVRKLLYEAANSILTRSRESFALKTWALKISKRRGLKKARVALARRLAVIMHAMLRHGTLFEA, from the coding sequence ATGGTCCGCAAGCTTCTCTATGAAGCAGCCAACTCAATCCTGACTCGGAGCCGGGAGAGCTTCGCGCTCAAGACCTGGGCGCTGAAAATCTCGAAGCGCCGCGGCCTGAAGAAAGCCCGAGTGGCACTCGCGCGGCGTCTCGCTGTCATCATGCATGCCATGCTGCGCCACGGCACTTTGTTCGAGGCTTGA
- a CDS encoding dipeptidase produces MAKHDLDVLLLHQPENIQYLTGLDAGAGFFSYHAVAVPSHRDPVLILRDVEIPAAHLTSWVTSHTSYADSSDPIRVSLDAARRALEGLGLAAGRVGVDEHSWFLTLERWKMLQALLPNATFVREPRIVDHLRLIKSPREIDYLRGAARCVEAGIYAGIEAVTPGITERQLAGTVFGALVNAGAEMPLSGVITSGNRTNLLHGSYTDRQLERGDTVYLELSGIHRHYWARLMRTAIVGLPSAEQQHIAETIIRVQDDAIALMRPGTPASVIDRACREPLLATGLRKTYTNRSGYSLGLNYRPSAGEFIREFVPGVEWVLEPGMVFDMLMMAGGMGFSDMVLVTEQGPERLTCMERKLFSCT; encoded by the coding sequence ATGGCAAAGCATGATCTGGACGTGTTACTCCTGCATCAGCCCGAGAACATTCAATATCTGACAGGTCTCGACGCTGGGGCGGGCTTTTTCTCATATCACGCCGTAGCGGTTCCGAGCCATCGCGATCCAGTGCTGATCTTGCGCGATGTAGAAATCCCAGCAGCGCACCTCACGTCTTGGGTCACGAGCCACACGAGCTACGCAGATTCATCCGATCCGATCCGCGTTTCACTCGACGCGGCGCGGAGAGCCCTCGAGGGCTTGGGCTTGGCGGCCGGGCGTGTCGGCGTGGATGAGCACTCATGGTTCTTGACACTAGAACGGTGGAAGATGCTGCAGGCGCTGCTGCCAAATGCGACTTTTGTCAGAGAGCCGCGCATCGTCGACCATCTGCGACTGATCAAATCGCCGCGGGAAATAGATTATCTGCGCGGCGCTGCCCGTTGCGTTGAAGCGGGCATTTACGCTGGTATCGAGGCTGTCACGCCGGGCATCACGGAGCGACAGCTCGCCGGCACCGTGTTCGGCGCATTGGTGAACGCCGGGGCGGAAATGCCGCTTAGCGGTGTCATCACTTCCGGCAATCGGACAAATCTTTTACACGGATCCTATACCGACCGGCAATTGGAGCGTGGCGATACGGTCTATCTTGAGCTCAGCGGGATTCATCGACATTACTGGGCACGTTTGATGCGTACCGCCATTGTTGGGCTGCCCAGCGCTGAGCAGCAGCACATCGCTGAGACAATCATCCGCGTGCAAGACGATGCCATCGCGTTGATGCGGCCGGGCACACCAGCCAGTGTGATTGACCGAGCTTGCCGCGAGCCGCTGCTGGCAACGGGGCTTCGCAAGACATATACCAACCGTTCCGGCTATTCGCTTGGTCTCAACTACCGCCCCTCCGCCGGCGAATTTATCCGCGAGTTCGTGCCGGGCGTGGAATGGGTCCTGGAGCCGGGAATGGTGTTTGACATGCTGATGATGGCAGGCGGGATGGGCTTCAGCGACATGGTGCTGGTGACGGAACAAGGCCCGGAACGCCTAACCTGCATGGAGCGCAAGCTCTTCTCGTGCACCTGA
- a CDS encoding PUTATIVE ABC TRANSPORTER ATP-BINDING PROTEIN, whose translation MNKGNVEQIGTPEEIYETPQTRFVAGFIGESNFLRTHIVESRKDGPLLDLAGLQIRAMWQGSDSLRGAVTLMIRPDKIIPLDPGVRTDNEFEGVVEEAVYQGNVIKYRIRLRAKIPVFLTLAAPSHARSQRFHVDQQVRIGWDARDGRLLSDEWEQSIPGKPNNRVAVSAFAGVTATADRMAIVSL comes from the coding sequence ATGAATAAGGGCAACGTCGAGCAAATCGGGACGCCTGAAGAAATATATGAGACTCCGCAAACGCGCTTCGTTGCAGGTTTCATCGGCGAGTCCAATTTCCTTCGCACTCATATTGTTGAAAGTAGAAAAGACGGCCCTCTCCTTGACCTGGCCGGTCTGCAAATTCGAGCGATGTGGCAGGGATCCGATAGCCTGCGGGGGGCTGTGACCCTCATGATCCGACCCGACAAGATCATCCCTCTCGACCCCGGCGTTCGCACTGATAATGAATTCGAAGGTGTGGTCGAAGAGGCCGTCTACCAGGGAAATGTCATTAAGTATCGTATTCGGTTACGTGCGAAGATTCCAGTGTTTCTCACTTTAGCAGCACCGAGCCACGCCCGATCTCAGCGATTCCATGTCGACCAACAAGTTAGAATTGGCTGGGACGCGCGGGATGGACGACTTCTTTCTGATGAGTGGGAACAATCAATCCCCGGCAAACCCAATAATCGCGTCGCGGTGTCAGCTTTCGCGGGCGTTACTGCAACTGCAGATCGTATGGCAATCGTATCTTTATAA
- a CDS encoding ABC transporter binding protein component, protein MTYNINTSRPTRRQTLKLIGTATSGVALAIGAPGILRAQESKLVVVSGGGSYEESIRKAIIDPFQQETGITVTYVSPEDDAKLKAQVDSNNVQWDVAEVDTFAFRPDASKYLEEIDYGVFDKETLDNLVPEAKTKYGVGSYVYSTVMAFSTTEYPANKPRPRSWAEFWDADKFPGPRSLKTCANSDVTTIEFALLAAGVPKDKLYPIDFDSGFASLDRIKSHITKFWSVGAEPGQLLSNREVSMSSAYNGRMAALKTQGAAVDYQWNEGELSPVYWVVPRGAKNRAAAMRFVAYQASAQAQARLNNIIFYGPMNRAAFKYIDPKVAADLPTAPENIAKQFFRDLSYWETKDLSGKSNTEILVERWIKWTAS, encoded by the coding sequence ATGACGTACAACATCAACACCAGCCGGCCGACCCGGCGTCAGACGTTAAAGCTAATTGGCACTGCGACCAGCGGAGTGGCGCTTGCGATTGGCGCTCCAGGCATTTTACGGGCGCAAGAATCGAAACTTGTCGTAGTCTCCGGCGGTGGATCCTATGAGGAGTCGATCCGCAAGGCAATAATTGATCCCTTCCAGCAAGAAACAGGGATCACGGTGACTTACGTGTCCCCGGAAGATGACGCGAAACTCAAGGCGCAGGTCGACAGCAACAACGTGCAGTGGGATGTAGCGGAGGTCGACACCTTCGCTTTTCGACCGGATGCGTCGAAGTACCTCGAGGAAATAGACTATGGCGTTTTCGATAAGGAAACACTGGACAACCTTGTACCGGAAGCAAAGACAAAATACGGCGTAGGCTCGTACGTCTATAGCACCGTTATGGCGTTCTCGACGACCGAATACCCGGCGAACAAGCCACGCCCGCGCTCATGGGCTGAGTTTTGGGACGCCGACAAGTTTCCGGGGCCACGCTCTCTTAAAACGTGTGCGAACTCGGATGTCACGACAATCGAATTTGCATTGCTGGCGGCCGGGGTGCCGAAGGACAAGCTGTATCCAATCGACTTCGACTCCGGATTCGCGTCCCTCGATCGCATCAAGTCGCACATAACCAAATTCTGGAGTGTCGGAGCCGAACCCGGTCAGCTCCTTTCGAACCGTGAAGTCTCGATGTCCTCGGCATATAATGGTCGAATGGCAGCCCTGAAGACACAGGGTGCCGCCGTTGATTACCAATGGAATGAGGGGGAGCTTAGCCCGGTCTACTGGGTCGTGCCGCGGGGGGCAAAAAATCGGGCCGCGGCCATGCGGTTTGTGGCCTACCAAGCCTCCGCGCAGGCGCAAGCGCGTCTAAACAATATCATCTTCTATGGTCCAATGAACCGTGCGGCTTTCAAGTACATCGACCCAAAGGTTGCTGCAGACCTTCCCACAGCTCCTGAGAACATTGCTAAACAGTTCTTCCGCGACCTGTCATACTGGGAAACTAAAGATTTATCTGGCAAATCTAATACTGAAATTCTCGTTGAGCGCTGGATAAAATGGACGGCTAGCTAA
- a CDS encoding ABC transporter permease: MTTPYHVVRSAIAWPVNNREASLLLAPAALLLGIFFFIPLSGLLSLSLLDPGPTFAHYHEFLDNPTNWIILARTFALATKVTLICLLLGYPLAYWIVSARTWVAAALLLAVVLPFFTSYLVRTYAWMVLLGRFGVINQLLMATGLTERPVDLIYNQFSVLVAMVYILMPYTVLVLISVMKGIPYSLTRAAASLGASAAQNFWRVFFPLSAPGVIAAGLLVFVFALGFYITPVLLGGPNTMILPMQIDSYVNGTLNWPLAATAATVLLAITLVLYSISNRFVDSERLLSSNQSTAHSAGHTTRHSTSAYIQLIDFVTALVRGVGHGIRFPAGIGRGWERLAPGRKLLRGLSLLLVAFLVSPILIIVPISFSSSRFLDFPPPGLSLQWYQAYFTSAAWVSATWESLGVGIAVACLSLAIGSAAAMALVRGSPRMRRIGYQLLLAPMIVPSIVNAVALYFLFARLHLINTSFALVTAHSIGAVPLVVLVVAASLQSQNIRLEYAAASLGASRVVTIWRIVLPLIRPALIVSGFFAFLSSFDEVVLSLYLSGPDTTTLPIKMWSGIREEITPTIAAVSSLLIAFTIFSYASVAIFRQAGERQAQQVR, encoded by the coding sequence ATGACTACTCCATACCATGTTGTGAGATCGGCCATCGCATGGCCGGTCAACAACCGGGAAGCCTCGCTCTTACTTGCTCCAGCAGCGCTTCTGCTTGGGATTTTCTTCTTCATCCCGCTTTCCGGTCTGCTCTCTCTCAGCCTGCTCGATCCTGGGCCAACCTTCGCGCATTACCACGAGTTTTTGGATAACCCAACGAACTGGATTATTCTAGCCCGCACCTTCGCACTCGCAACAAAGGTTACATTGATCTGCCTTCTACTAGGCTATCCGCTAGCCTACTGGATAGTCTCGGCGCGCACTTGGGTCGCCGCGGCGCTACTGCTTGCGGTCGTTCTGCCGTTCTTTACCAGCTACCTCGTGCGCACGTATGCATGGATGGTGCTTCTGGGGCGTTTTGGTGTAATCAATCAGCTGCTAATGGCAACTGGCCTTACTGAGCGCCCTGTCGACCTTATCTACAATCAGTTCAGCGTACTCGTAGCTATGGTCTACATCCTCATGCCCTATACGGTGCTGGTGCTCATTAGCGTGATGAAAGGGATTCCATACAGTCTGACGCGTGCTGCTGCCTCTCTAGGAGCCTCCGCGGCACAAAATTTTTGGCGCGTGTTCTTTCCGTTGAGCGCTCCGGGTGTTATCGCAGCCGGCCTACTGGTCTTCGTGTTCGCACTTGGGTTCTACATCACGCCCGTACTGCTCGGTGGTCCGAACACGATGATACTGCCAATGCAAATCGACAGTTATGTAAACGGCACGCTCAATTGGCCGCTTGCGGCCACCGCTGCCACCGTGCTGCTTGCGATCACGCTCGTACTTTATTCGATTTCCAACCGTTTCGTCGATAGCGAGCGCCTGCTCAGTTCTAATCAGAGTACTGCCCACTCTGCGGGCCACACCACGCGTCATTCAACTAGCGCATACATTCAACTCATTGATTTCGTTACCGCCCTAGTGCGTGGCGTCGGACATGGAATCCGCTTTCCCGCCGGTATCGGTAGAGGCTGGGAGCGTCTGGCGCCGGGCAGAAAGCTGCTGCGCGGATTAAGCTTGCTCCTTGTTGCCTTCCTTGTCAGCCCGATCCTAATCATTGTCCCGATCTCATTCAGCTCTTCGCGCTTCCTCGACTTTCCGCCCCCCGGCCTGTCGCTGCAATGGTACCAGGCCTATTTCACTAGCGCTGCGTGGGTTTCTGCGACCTGGGAGAGTTTGGGAGTTGGAATAGCTGTGGCATGTCTAAGTCTTGCCATTGGTTCAGCGGCTGCAATGGCACTCGTGCGCGGCAGCCCGCGAATGCGCCGAATCGGATACCAGCTCTTGCTCGCACCGATGATCGTGCCGTCGATTGTTAATGCGGTGGCTCTCTACTTTCTCTTTGCGCGACTGCATCTTATCAACACGTCGTTCGCGCTTGTGACGGCGCACAGCATAGGCGCCGTTCCACTAGTAGTGTTGGTCGTCGCCGCAAGTCTACAATCACAAAATATAAGGCTTGAGTATGCGGCTGCCAGTTTGGGAGCGTCAAGAGTCGTTACGATATGGCGAATCGTGCTTCCTCTTATTCGTCCAGCTTTGATAGTCTCCGGATTTTTTGCATTCTTATCATCGTTCGATGAGGTCGTGCTATCACTTTACTTGAGTGGCCCAGATACTACTACTCTGCCGATCAAAATGTGGTCGGGAATTCGGGAAGAGATCACGCCAACGATTGCTGCGGTGTCCAGTCTATTGATCGCGTTCACGATTTTTAGCTATGCCAGTGTGGCCATATTCCGCCAAGCGGGTGAACGGCAAGCCCAACAAGTGAGATAG
- a CDS encoding dipeptidase, producing MNTSPTLNEPVNTEMNFPAEEYRARVQRTQEEMAKHDLPVLLLHQPENIYYLSGLHGVGYFSYHALAVPGSGDPVLILRDVEVPAAQSTSWVKSHATYSDVADTLAAWLDTARRALEGLGSAEGRVGVDDHSWFLTPERRTVLQRVLSDASVVAEPRIVDHLRLIKSPREIDYLRGASRLVEAGMHAGIEAIALGVTERQIANEVWSALVKGGSPAMGLGGVITSGNRTNLIHGGYSDRRLERGDTVYFELNGLHQHYWARLMRTAIVGQPSAEQQHIAETIIRVQDDAIALMRPGTPASVIDRACREPLLATGLRKTYTNRSGYSLGLNYRPSAGEFIREFVPGVEWVLEPGMVFHMLMMAAGMGFSETVLVTEQGPERLTCMERKLFSCT from the coding sequence ATGAATACATCTCCGACGCTGAATGAACCTGTTAACACCGAGATGAATTTCCCTGCAGAGGAATATCGGGCGCGGGTGCAGCGCACGCAGGAAGAGATGGCAAAGCACGATCTTCCAGTGCTACTCCTACATCAGCCTGAAAACATCTACTATCTCAGTGGTCTACATGGTGTTGGTTATTTTTCCTACCATGCTTTAGCGGTTCCCGGCAGCGGCGACCCGGTGCTGATCTTGCGTGATGTGGAAGTCCCGGCGGCGCAAAGTACGTCCTGGGTGAAAAGCCACGCGACCTATTCAGATGTTGCAGATACGCTCGCCGCTTGGCTCGACACGGCGCGCAGAGCTCTGGAAGGCCTCGGCTCGGCAGAAGGACGGGTAGGTGTGGATGACCACTCATGGTTCTTGACACCGGAACGACGGACGGTACTGCAGAGGGTGCTGTCCGATGCAAGCGTTGTCGCAGAGCCGCGCATTGTCGACCACCTCCGCCTGATAAAATCGCCGCGAGAAATAGATTATCTGCGGGGCGCCTCGCGCTTGGTTGAAGCAGGCATGCATGCTGGCATCGAGGCTATCGCACTCGGTGTCACGGAGCGGCAGATTGCCAATGAGGTGTGGAGCGCATTGGTGAAAGGCGGGTCGCCGGCGATGGGGCTGGGCGGTGTCATCACTTCCGGCAATCGAACAAATCTCATACATGGCGGCTATTCGGACCGTCGCTTGGAACGAGGTGATACTGTCTACTTTGAGCTCAACGGGCTACATCAACATTACTGGGCACGTTTGATGCGTACCGCCATTGTTGGGCAGCCCAGCGCTGAGCAGCAGCACATCGCTGAGACAATCATCCGCGTGCAAGACGATGCCATCGCGTTGATGCGGCCGGGCACACCAGCCAGCGTGATTGACCGAGCTTGCCGCGAGCCGCTGCTGGCAACGGGGCTTCGCAAGACATATACCAACCGTTCCGGTTATTCGCTTGGTCTCAACTACCGCCCCTCCGCCGGCGAATTTATCCGCGAGTTCGTGCCGGGCGTGGAATGGGTCCTGGAGCCGGGAATGGTATTTCATATGCTGATGATGGCAGCCGGTATGGGCTTTAGCGAGACCGTGCTGGTGACGGAACAAGGCCCGGAACGCCTAACCTGCATGGAGCGCAAGCTCTTCTCATGCACTTGA
- a CDS encoding transposase IS116/IS110/IS902 family protein — MVRSKKWSSLRAWGMNIARRPGMARARVAVARKLAVILHRMWADATERFGKGDARIVPWGTMGEAISLRVPNLPAQARQGRETD, encoded by the coding sequence GTGGTGCGATCTAAGAAGTGGTCGAGCCTCAGAGCATGGGGCATGAACATCGCCAGGCGCCCCGGCATGGCACGAGCCCGGGTCGCGGTCGCCCGCAAACTGGCCGTCATTCTGCATCGCATGTGGGCCGACGCGACCGAGCGCTTTGGAAAGGGCGATGCCCGGATCGTTCCCTGGGGGACGATGGGCGAGGCGATCTCGTTGAGGGTCCCGAACCTGCCGGCCCAAGCGCGGCAAGGTCGTGAAACAGATTGA